A portion of the Halogeometricum sp. S1BR25-6 genome contains these proteins:
- a CDS encoding ion transporter yields the protein MTDHAARVPEGFRERVRFYLLDHRTPAGRTIDVALLALNVVFVGVFVAQTYSLSATARSLLWDAEVVIAAVFLVEYVLRLYGARDRFGEFTDPYAAVDLLSILPTLAVLLLPIPAIVTVTGFLRAVRIVRVLRFYRFTQDEEFFFGTVSVQSLRVTKLLLTVLVLFFVSAGLFYGVEVRTNPDIENFGDAFYYVVIALTTVGFGDITPVTRAGRWVTVAAVLTAIILVPWQASKIVREWTRRETVDVTCPDCGLTGHDPDASHCKACGHVIYQEFDSHEQ from the coding sequence ATGACCGACCACGCGGCGCGGGTGCCGGAGGGGTTTCGAGAGCGGGTGCGCTTCTACCTGCTCGACCACCGGACGCCGGCGGGCAGGACCATCGACGTCGCGCTGTTGGCGCTGAACGTGGTGTTCGTCGGCGTCTTCGTCGCGCAGACGTACTCCCTCTCGGCGACGGCCCGGTCGCTGCTCTGGGACGCGGAGGTCGTCATCGCGGCCGTGTTCCTCGTCGAGTACGTCCTCAGACTGTACGGCGCCCGCGACCGCTTCGGAGAGTTCACCGATCCGTACGCGGCGGTCGACCTCCTGTCGATACTCCCCACGCTGGCGGTTCTCCTCCTCCCCATCCCGGCCATCGTCACGGTCACGGGCTTTCTCCGGGCCGTCCGCATCGTCCGCGTGCTGCGGTTCTACCGGTTCACGCAGGACGAGGAGTTCTTCTTCGGCACCGTCTCCGTCCAGTCGCTCCGGGTGACGAAACTCCTCCTGACCGTCTTGGTTCTGTTCTTCGTCTCGGCGGGACTGTTCTACGGCGTCGAGGTCCGGACGAACCCGGATATCGAGAACTTCGGCGACGCGTTCTACTACGTCGTCATCGCTCTCACGACCGTCGGCTTCGGCGACATCACTCCGGTCACGCGGGCGGGACGGTGGGTCACCGTCGCCGCCGTCCTCACCGCCATCATCCTCGTTCCGTGGCAGGCGAGCAAAATCGTCCGCGAGTGGACGCGCAGGGAGACGGTCGACGTGACCTGCCCCGACTGCGGCCTCACCGGCCACGACCCCGACGCTTCCCACTGCAAGGCCTGCGGCCACGTCATCTATCAGGAGTTCGACTCGCACGAGCAGTAG
- a CDS encoding DCC1-like thiol-disulfide oxidoreductase family protein, whose amino-acid sequence MTRPTLVYDDDCGFCTWCAEWLDDNANVRIVGFSELDDSLRERLPPSYENCAHLLVGEERYSCGASIEESLLRTEYGRFARPLVSKLREYGAYRNAREWAYRRGADNRDVLGKFLSKPTRA is encoded by the coding sequence GTGACACGACCGACCCTCGTCTACGACGACGACTGCGGCTTCTGTACGTGGTGCGCCGAGTGGCTCGACGACAACGCGAACGTGCGCATCGTCGGCTTCTCCGAACTCGACGACTCGCTGCGCGAGCGACTGCCGCCGTCGTACGAGAACTGCGCGCACCTCCTCGTCGGCGAGGAGCGATACTCCTGCGGCGCCTCGATAGAGGAGTCGCTGCTCCGGACCGAGTACGGGCGGTTCGCGCGTCCCCTCGTCTCGAAGCTCCGGGAGTACGGCGCCTACCGGAACGCCCGCGAGTGGGCGTACCGCCGCGGCGCGGACAACCGCGACGTCCTCGGCAAGTTCCTCTCGAAGCCGACGCGGGCGTAG
- a CDS encoding lipase maturation factor family protein: MPDAFAWTESYWLVRLVFQRALAVVYVVAFLVAARQFRALAGEEGLLPLDEYVDRTAFRERPSLFHLFPDDRVVGAAAWTGVALAVCALLGVPYWLPDPYAVPASMLLWGAMWALYLSFVNAGRVFYGYGWESMLLETGFLAVFLGAGPSGPPVVVMWLLKWVLFRNMFGAGLIKIRGDNCWRELTCLDYHYETQPMPNPGSWYVHHLPERFHRLEALGNHVVELAVPFLFFAPQPYAAIGGVATIAFQLWLMVSGNFSWLNALSAVQAIATFSDGVLTGAASLLPGVSLAAPTVAPAPLPLRIAAWLVALVVLALSVKPVKNLLSESQAMNTSFDPLSLVNTYGAFGSVTRERYQLVVEGTNAADPAEGDWTAYEFAGQPVRTDERPPQWAPYHLRLDWQLWFAAMRPRPGPRQRWVAPFLAGLLNGDEATLSLVGENPFDGDPPERVRVLRYRYRFTTPEERAETGEWWRRERLGTYVAPVSGEAFEREERRAIRGSRAVQ; encoded by the coding sequence TCGCCGTCGTCTACGTCGTCGCCTTCCTCGTCGCGGCGCGGCAGTTCCGGGCGCTGGCGGGCGAGGAGGGCCTGCTCCCCCTCGACGAGTACGTCGACCGAACGGCGTTCCGCGAGCGACCGAGTCTCTTTCATCTTTTTCCCGACGACCGGGTCGTCGGCGCGGCGGCGTGGACGGGCGTCGCCCTCGCCGTCTGCGCCCTCCTCGGCGTCCCCTACTGGCTCCCCGACCCGTACGCCGTCCCCGCGTCGATGCTGCTTTGGGGTGCGATGTGGGCGCTGTACCTCTCCTTTGTCAACGCCGGCCGGGTGTTCTACGGCTACGGCTGGGAGTCGATGCTGTTGGAGACGGGCTTTCTCGCCGTCTTCCTCGGCGCGGGGCCGAGCGGTCCGCCCGTCGTCGTGATGTGGCTTCTGAAGTGGGTGCTGTTCCGCAACATGTTCGGCGCGGGACTCATCAAGATACGCGGCGACAACTGCTGGCGCGAGTTGACCTGCCTCGACTACCACTACGAGACCCAGCCGATGCCGAACCCCGGAAGCTGGTACGTCCACCACCTCCCCGAGCGGTTCCACCGCCTCGAAGCGCTCGGCAACCACGTCGTCGAACTCGCCGTCCCGTTTCTCTTCTTCGCGCCGCAACCCTACGCGGCGATAGGCGGCGTCGCCACCATCGCCTTTCAACTGTGGCTGATGGTCTCGGGCAACTTCTCGTGGCTGAACGCGCTCTCGGCGGTGCAGGCGATAGCGACGTTCAGCGACGGCGTGCTGACGGGTGCCGCCTCGCTCCTCCCCGGCGTCTCCCTCGCGGCGCCGACGGTCGCGCCCGCCCCGCTTCCCCTCCGAATCGCGGCGTGGCTCGTCGCCCTCGTCGTCCTCGCACTGAGCGTCAAGCCGGTGAAGAACCTCCTCTCGGAGTCGCAGGCGATGAACACGTCGTTCGACCCGCTCAGCCTCGTCAACACCTACGGCGCGTTCGGCTCGGTCACCAGGGAGCGCTACCAACTCGTCGTCGAGGGAACGAACGCCGCGGACCCGGCGGAGGGCGACTGGACCGCCTACGAGTTCGCGGGACAGCCCGTGCGGACGGACGAGCGACCGCCGCAGTGGGCGCCGTACCACCTCCGACTGGACTGGCAGCTCTGGTTCGCCGCGATGCGCCCCCGTCCCGGCCCTCGCCAGCGCTGGGTCGCCCCGTTCCTCGCCGGCCTTCTCAACGGCGACGAGGCGACGCTGTCGCTCGTGGGGGAGAATCCGTTCGACGGCGACCCGCCCGAGCGGGTTCGCGTGCTCCGCTACCGCTATCGGTTCACCACGCCCGAGGAGCGCGCCGAGACGGGCGAGTGGTGGCGCCGCGAACGCCTCGGCACCTACGTCGCCCCCGTCTCCGGTGAGGCGTTCGAGCGCGAGGAGAGACGGGCCATTCGGGGGTCGAGGGCGGTTCAGTGA